In Chthoniobacterales bacterium, the sequence GTCCGCCTCGCGCTAAAGAATTCCGACTGGAATGTCGGAAAGCTGGTCAATCTCGACCTGCTGACCTACGCCGGCTACCGCGGATCGCTCGCCGATCTCGATGACGATGCCCGGCATGTCTTTGTCGAGGGAGACATTGGAGACACAGCGCTCGTCGCAAGGCTACTCTGCGAGCATCGGATCGATGCGGTCTTGAACTTTGCCGCCGAATCGCATGTCGACCGTTCCATTGATTCGCCCGAGCCATTCATCACAACCAATGTCTTGGGAACGCAACGCCTGCTCGATGCCGTGCGTGCCTACTGGAAGGAATTGGATGGGCATCGGAAATCACGTTTCCGTTTCCTGCATGTCTCGACGGATGAGGTCTACGGGACGTTGCAACAAGGGGACGCGGCGTTCACCGAACTCACGCCATACGCTCCCAACAGTCCCTACGCTGCCAGCAAAGCGTCGAGCGACTTTCTCGTCCGCGCTGCGTTCCACACGCACAAGATGCCTGTGGTCACGACCAACTGCTCGAACAACTACGGGCCCTACCAGTTTCCGGAGAAATTGATCCCGCTAATCATCCGCAATGCCATGGAGGGCAAGTCGCTGCCCATTTACGGCAAGGGCGAAAACATTCGGGACTGGCTCTTTGTCGAGGACCACTGCCGCGCCATTTGGACCGTGCTGAAGGGCGGTCAGCTCGGTGAGACTTACAATATCGGAGGGGCCGCCGAAAAAATGAATATCGACGTGGTAGATGCTATCTGCGCCTTGCTCGACGAATTGCGTCCGGATGCGGCCGGGCCGCATGCGCGCTTGAAGACTTTCGTCACAGACCGCCCGGGGCACGACCTGCGTTACGCCATGGATTTCTCCAAGCTGACCCGCGAGCTTGGCTGGCGGCCGAGCGAGTCTTTCGAGTCGGGCATACGCCGCACTGTGGAATGGTATTTGGCCAATGATGCATGGTGCAAAGCCGTCGAGTCGCGAGGCTACAGTCGCGAAAGGCTTGGACTGGAAGGCAAGGGCTGAGGCTTGAGTTTGAAACTTGAGTGAAAGGGTGATGAGCGGTTCAAGGAGCGATGAGATGCGGGCACGGACCAAGCGTTTTGGTGGTTCAGCTGTTCGATTATTTGTCTCGCTCGATAAGAACAGGGAGGAACTGCGGATTCTGGGTAAGCAGATGCTCCGGGCGGGCACATCGGTTGGGGCGAATTACCGGGAAGCATCCAGAGCACGCAGCGACAGCGAGTTTGTTGCTAAGATCGAGTTGTGCACCCAAGAGGCGGATGAGACGCAATATTGGCTGGAATTGCTCCGAGATGATTGCGGTCTGCGATCCGCTGAGCTCGAAAAAATCTGGAGCGAAGCAGATGAATTAATTCGCATCTTCATAACCATGTCGAAAAATACGAAAGCTAGAAACCAGGGCTGAAGCTTTATTGTTAAACGTGAAGAAAATGCTGAGGTTCGAGTGTGAGACTTGAGTGAAAGGGTGGCGGCCTTTGGCCGCATTGGTATTATTCAGCTTTCAAACTCAAGCTTCCTTTCTCAGCGATAATTCACTCAGCCTTCAAGTCTCATCCTTCATCCCTAGTCGTTCCTATGCCTATCTACGAATACTACTCCGCCGATACGCACAAAATTTACAGTTTCTACGCCCGCAAACTCGTCGGCCCGGATGTTGTGCCGCGTTGTCCGGACGGCGATGGTAAAAAAATGGAGCGGGTCTTGTCACCGTTCGCTATCACTGGTCGCGCGAAGGAAAAGACCGATGAGCCCGGTGGCGAGGGGATGCCGGATCTCGATCCACGCCAGGAGGCCGAGATGATGAAGCTGGCCGGGGAGATGTCGGGAATGGACGAGGAAAACCCCGATCCGCGGCAACTCGGACGCCTGATGCGGCGGATGATGGATATCACGGGCGAAAAAATGCCCGAACCCATGCTCGAGATGTTGGCCCGCATGGAGAAGGGCGAGGATCCGGAAAAGCTCGAGGAGGAATACGGTGACGTTCTCGATGATGACTCGATGGGTGATTTGGGAATGGGCAAAGGAGAAGGAGAAAAAGGCGGTGCGGGTGCCCTAAGGCGCCGGCTTCCCCCGCGGCGGGATCCGACGCTATACGAGATGGCGGAATACCTCTGATTATGGGCAAGACTCGCAAAGGAATTGTTTTGGCTGGTGGAAGCGGCACAAGGCTGCACCCGTGCACTTCGTCCATCTCGAAGCAATTGCTGCCGGTCTTCGACAAGCCGATGATCTACTACCCGCTGTCCGTGCTGATGCTCGGCGGCATGCGCGAGATCATGGTTATTTCCACACCGCGGGATCTGCCGCGATTCAAGGAGTTGCTCGGGGACGGCTCGGCTTTCGGTGTCGAATTCACCTACGCCGAACAGGCGAGCCCGGACGGCTTGCCCCAAGCTTTCACCATTGCGGAGGATTTTCTCGGCGGTGCGGCATCGTGTCTGGTGCTGGGGGACAATTTGTTTTACGGCGCGAGGCTGAGCGAAAGTATCCGGGCGGCCTCAAACTCGCCGGGCGGGACATTGTTCGCCTACCACGTGTCCGACGTGCGGGCTTACGGAGTGATAGAGTTGGATGAAGCGGGGAAGGTCTTGTCGCTGGAAGAGAAGCCGCCGCATCCGAGGTCCGGTTATGCGGTGCCCGGGATTTATTTCTTCGACGAGCGCGCGCCCGAATTCGCGGCATCGCTCAAGCCTTCCAAACGGGGCGAGACGGAGATCCTCGATCTCGCGCGTTGCTACTTGCAGGAGGGTTCGCTGCGCGCGGAAAAATTCGGTCGCGGCACGGCGTGGCTCGACACAGGCACGGCGGAGTCGTTGCTCGATGCCGCGTCTTTTGTCCACGCCATCCAGTCCCGGCAGGGGTTGATGATCGCCTGCTTGGAGGAAATCGCCCTGCATCATGGATGGTTGACAAAGGATCAGCTGCGCGAGCGTGCGCATGCTTTGGGTAAATCAACATACGGCCATTACCTTAGAAAAATAGCAGAGTAGCTCTGCCCCGGTCCAAGGGCCCGGAGTCCGTCTGGAACCATCCGAAACAGGATGGCATCCGGGTGGTTCCGGGCCTTTGCTTTTGCGCCCGAACGGGCCGGATAAAGCGCAAACTTTTCCGCCGGTGCGTCCTTCAGACTCGAGGCCGTCAATTTTGGTTTTTCACCGGGCGGGTGTTGCTTCAGCATGCACGGTGATGGCCAACGAACAAATTCGAGCTGGAGCGAGCAACTGGCAGCGGACGTCCTGGTATGCCGCTCTGACGGCGGCTTCCTTCGTTGTGATCCTCGCCGTCGTTGTTGCTGCTGTGTGGATTGTTGTTGAAACGGTTGCGTTCCTGCAACCGCTCCTCATTCCGGTGGTTGCCGCCGTTGTCTTGACCTACTTGCTTTCGCCCGCCGTGGACAAATTGTGCAGTCTCGGTTTTTCACGGCTCTGGGCCGTGATTGCGCTTTTCGCAATCATTGCTTTCGGGGCAGCGGGTATCGCCTTGTGGGTCGGGCCGGCCGCGTGGAACCAAGCCTCGCATTTCAGCCAGACCCTTCCCGAGCAGGCTTCAAGGGGACAGAAATTGCTGCTTTCCACCCTGGAGTGGGTGCGTGATATCCAACAAAAGTTCGCGCCGCCGCCGGTTTTATCCGACGAGCGCACTGTCCGCGACGAATTGTGGGCGGTTGCGGGTGGCTACGCGCAAAATCTGATCGCCTGGCTGCAGGAGCGGTTGCCGTCGATCGTGTCCAGCGTTCTTTCCTTCCTTCAACGCAGCGCAGGCGGCTTCCTCGGGGTGGCGGGCGCCGCCGTCAGTCTGTTTCT encodes:
- the rfbB gene encoding dTDP-glucose 4,6-dehydratase; its protein translation is MNLLVTGGAGFIGGNFVRLALKNSDWNVGKLVNLDLLTYAGYRGSLADLDDDARHVFVEGDIGDTALVARLLCEHRIDAVLNFAAESHVDRSIDSPEPFITTNVLGTQRLLDAVRAYWKELDGHRKSRFRFLHVSTDEVYGTLQQGDAAFTELTPYAPNSPYAASKASSDFLVRAAFHTHKMPVVTTNCSNNYGPYQFPEKLIPLIIRNAMEGKSLPIYGKGENIRDWLFVEDHCRAIWTVLKGGQLGETYNIGGAAEKMNIDVVDAICALLDELRPDAAGPHARLKTFVTDRPGHDLRYAMDFSKLTRELGWRPSESFESGIRRTVEWYLANDAWCKAVESRGYSRERLGLEGKG
- a CDS encoding four helix bundle protein — its product is MSGSRSDEMRARTKRFGGSAVRLFVSLDKNREELRILGKQMLRAGTSVGANYREASRARSDSEFVAKIELCTQEADETQYWLELLRDDCGLRSAELEKIWSEADELIRIFITMSKNTKARNQG
- a CDS encoding cytochrome C is translated as MPIYEYYSADTHKIYSFYARKLVGPDVVPRCPDGDGKKMERVLSPFAITGRAKEKTDEPGGEGMPDLDPRQEAEMMKLAGEMSGMDEENPDPRQLGRLMRRMMDITGEKMPEPMLEMLARMEKGEDPEKLEEEYGDVLDDDSMGDLGMGKGEGEKGGAGALRRRLPPRRDPTLYEMAEYL
- the rfbA gene encoding glucose-1-phosphate thymidylyltransferase RfbA, giving the protein MGKTRKGIVLAGGSGTRLHPCTSSISKQLLPVFDKPMIYYPLSVLMLGGMREIMVISTPRDLPRFKELLGDGSAFGVEFTYAEQASPDGLPQAFTIAEDFLGGAASCLVLGDNLFYGARLSESIRAASNSPGGTLFAYHVSDVRAYGVIELDEAGKVLSLEEKPPHPRSGYAVPGIYFFDERAPEFAASLKPSKRGETEILDLARCYLQEGSLRAEKFGRGTAWLDTGTAESLLDAASFVHAIQSRQGLMIACLEEIALHHGWLTKDQLRERAHALGKSTYGHYLRKIAE
- a CDS encoding AI-2E family transporter, yielding MANEQIRAGASNWQRTSWYAALTAASFVVILAVVVAAVWIVVETVAFLQPLLIPVVAAVVLTYLLSPAVDKLCSLGFSRLWAVIALFAIIAFGAAGIALWVGPAAWNQASHFSQTLPEQASRGQKLLLSTLEWVRDIQQKFAPPPVLSDERTVRDELWAVAGGYAQNLIAWLQERLPSIVSSVLSFLQRSAGGFLGVAGAAVSLFLVPLFLFFFLKDSASFARDWKKYIPLPESRLRSEVASLVEEINGYLIRYFRGQFAVSLIDGALIGIALWVMGLNFALLIGLAVGVLALIPYVGLIICWVPAVLIAVAQFGDWTHPIIVTAIFVGMSNIESFFIAPRIVGDSVSLHPLTVILSVLVWSLVLGVVLGSLLAVPLTATIKVLLQRYVWGRAV